The Microtus ochrogaster isolate Prairie Vole_2 chromosome 26, MicOch1.0, whole genome shotgun sequence genome includes a region encoding these proteins:
- the LOC101998895 gene encoding centrin-3, translated as MSLALRSDLVVDKTKRKKRRELSEEQKQEIKDAFELFDTDKDHAIDYHELKVAMRALGFDVKKADVLKILKDYDREATGKITFQDFNEVVTDWILERDPHEEILKAFKLFDDDDSGKISLRNLRRVARELGENLSDEELRAMIEEFDKDGDGEINQEEFIAIMTGDI; from the coding sequence ATGAGTTTAGCTCTGAGAAGTGATCTTGTAGTagacaaaacaaagaggaaaaagcgAAGAGAGCTCTCTGAAGAACAGAAGCAAGAAATTAAAGATGCCTTTGAGCTCTTTGATACCGACAAAGACCACGCGATAGATTATCATGAATTAAAGGTGGCAATGAGAGCCTTGGGTTTTGATGTGAAAAAAGCTGATGTGCTGAAGATTCTTAAAGATTATGACAGAGAAGCCACAGGCAAAATCACCTTCCAAGATTTTAATGAAGTTGTGACAGACTGGATATTGGAAAGAGATCCACATGAAGAGATACTGAAAGCATTTAAACTATTTGATGATGACGATTCAGGTAAAATAAGCCTGAGGAATTTGCGACGTGTTGCCAGAGAACTGGGCGAAAATCTGAGTGATGAAGAACTTCGGGCTATGATAGAAGAGTTTGATAAAGACGGCGATGGGGAAATAAATCAAGAGGAATTCATTGCTATTATGACCGGTGACATATAA